Proteins co-encoded in one Sporosarcina sp. FSL K6-1522 genomic window:
- a CDS encoding response regulator transcription factor → MPTRLLLVEDDPEIARVVRDLFLREGYEVTWATTGLEGWEDFQKGDYDLALVDLMLPEMDGFTLCQNIRWKSDVPIIIISARKEDEDKVEGLHLGADDYVAKPFSLVELKARVESQLRRWKRYRGVQTAEHKMDYANDLSIYWDKLQVYRNGQEIIVTAKEFDLLKVLAENPQRVFSKSELYQHVWNQPDADGLHTVTVHIKSLRAKLIDPIKEPLFIQTVWGKGYRFIGEPL, encoded by the coding sequence ATGCCAACACGTTTGTTGCTAGTAGAAGATGATCCTGAAATTGCACGTGTCGTTCGTGATTTGTTCCTTCGAGAAGGGTACGAAGTCACTTGGGCCACGACAGGACTGGAAGGTTGGGAGGACTTTCAAAAAGGAGATTATGACCTTGCGCTTGTGGATTTGATGCTCCCAGAAATGGATGGCTTCACACTTTGTCAAAACATTCGTTGGAAAAGTGATGTGCCAATCATTATCATCAGTGCACGTAAAGAAGATGAAGATAAGGTAGAAGGACTGCATCTCGGCGCTGATGATTATGTAGCCAAACCATTTAGCCTCGTGGAATTAAAAGCGCGTGTCGAATCCCAGCTTCGCCGCTGGAAACGGTATCGAGGTGTCCAGACAGCTGAACATAAAATGGACTATGCAAATGATCTATCAATTTATTGGGATAAACTTCAAGTCTACCGCAATGGTCAAGAAATAATCGTAACCGCTAAAGAATTCGATTTACTAAAGGTATTAGCAGAAAATCCCCAACGTGTTTTTTCTAAAAGTGAGTTGTATCAGCACGTTTGGAATCAACCAGACGCAGATGGGCTGCATACAGTGACAGTGCATATTAAGTCATTGCGTGCGAAACTTATCGATCCCATTAAAGAACCACTCTTTATCCAAACCGTATGGGGAAAAGGCTATCGCTTCATCGGTGAACCGTTATGA
- a CDS encoding M56 family metallopeptidase has protein sequence MKIDREQRAKRIELKEKLKLAVFVEFMQTRDYKRIVADFALTMFVVFGAALFYLFAPETYVVLKFIIVIMLIGILGQVIERVGNFYATKVYWLPEEERLVILSSIQSREFPIEDLEEIRRESAPDLLKLHPLFTLLSANQDYTKSFQPVLKLSFPGEHIYVTPKEPQKWHDVFSGYIADENEKEVTKVLPLWHPKVLKRLFWKGYFAITVKGVSAYTGLLLILIQLEVSPFIMVSFILLWWVFNVYVSDRVLVAAMDAVEIKEGEVFQRAQSIFRRAGIPNVKLFSVDSPIHNGLAMGMNIGRGTVMVTKATLQLSIEAVEAIVAHEAIHIKKRDVLMNQVARLAFFGVVAGGVYLFYDQIVRLADNPWVILPFVYCLMWAFPIYLSFVAQWAEVRADHLGAELVAGGRRQMKKGLCELGEALDSTQAKTTAYSAVRNDTSRGDKMRSLDRSGWFIRLIEFQFLAHPPLYWRIHMLAFPLSWKGARRTWMVGRLKESLPDFYDKRKGAEKL, from the coding sequence ATGAAGATAGACCGTGAACAAAGAGCGAAACGAATTGAACTGAAGGAGAAACTAAAGTTAGCAGTATTTGTCGAATTCATGCAAACGAGGGACTATAAAAGGATTGTTGCCGACTTTGCGCTGACGATGTTTGTTGTTTTTGGTGCGGCTCTCTTTTATTTATTTGCACCAGAAACATATGTTGTGTTGAAGTTTATTATTGTAATCATGCTGATTGGTATATTGGGGCAGGTGATTGAAAGAGTTGGCAATTTTTATGCAACGAAAGTCTATTGGTTACCAGAAGAGGAGCGATTGGTTATTTTATCTAGTATCCAGTCTAGGGAATTTCCGATAGAGGATCTAGAAGAGATTCGCCGAGAATCGGCACCCGACTTATTAAAACTCCATCCTTTGTTTACCTTACTATCCGCAAATCAGGATTATACAAAGTCATTTCAACCTGTATTGAAATTGTCGTTTCCGGGTGAACATATTTATGTGACACCGAAGGAGCCACAGAAATGGCATGATGTTTTTAGTGGATATATAGCTGATGAAAATGAAAAAGAAGTGACAAAAGTTTTGCCGTTATGGCATCCAAAAGTTTTGAAGCGATTGTTTTGGAAAGGATATTTTGCGATTACGGTGAAAGGGGTCTCGGCATATACCGGATTGTTATTGATACTAATACAGCTAGAGGTATCTCCTTTTATCATGGTTAGTTTTATTCTTTTGTGGTGGGTGTTTAATGTATATGTTTCGGACCGTGTTCTTGTTGCGGCGATGGATGCGGTGGAAATTAAGGAAGGGGAAGTATTTCAGCGTGCGCAGTCGATTTTTAGGAGAGCAGGTATTCCCAATGTGAAGTTGTTTTCAGTGGATTCGCCTATTCATAACGGCTTGGCGATGGGCATGAATATCGGACGGGGGACTGTGATGGTCACGAAAGCGACTTTGCAACTTTCGATAGAAGCAGTTGAAGCAATTGTGGCACATGAAGCAATCCATATTAAAAAACGTGATGTGTTGATGAACCAAGTTGCACGTCTTGCCTTTTTCGGTGTAGTCGCTGGTGGTGTTTATCTTTTCTATGATCAGATTGTTAGATTGGCGGATAATCCATGGGTCATACTGCCGTTCGTCTACTGTTTAATGTGGGCATTCCCAATCTATTTATCATTTGTTGCGCAGTGGGCAGAAGTTCGGGCGGATCATCTAGGGGCCGAGTTAGTCGCAGGTGGAAGAAGGCAAATGAAAAAAGGATTATGTGAGTTAGGAGAAGCGTTAGATAGTACGCAAGCAAAAACTACTGCATACAGCGCTGTAAGGAATGATACTTCAAGGGGAGATAAAATGAGAAGTTTGGATAGGAGTGGCTGGTTCATTCGTTTGATTGAATTTCAGTTTCTTGCTCATCCACCGTTGTACTGGCGTATTCATATGTTAGCTTTTCCGTTGTCGTGGAAAGGCGCAAGGAGAACATGGATGGTTGGCAGACTGAAAGAGTCATTGCCAGATTTCTATGATAAACGAAAGGGTGCTGAAAAGCTTTGA
- a CDS encoding HAMP domain-containing sensor histidine kinase, whose protein sequence is MKIKTWLLSSYLIVMILPLVLAYLLFAWINAYNNDQKVKEYFMASTELANIKSVLDNVELYQMNIERPEVDELASEQLAIILYSPDGFVLYASNPIYAQSLPTSRDQLYESLYSLNQGFRTYSYKQPVFEGKEIVGFFQVELAREAWVSGVTERTWFVLGIFVAVFLFLYVLVTFMVNRKLNVRLAGLKDEMTAFARGEEITEIAANNDEIGELQQHFYTMSNQIHAARAVIEKEQQAKEYMIATISHDLKTPLTSIRAYAESLDVNENLTSEEQSDYRKVIVEKSNFMKQMLDDLLTYTLLQSPTYVMEFVQVEGDEFFDMLVADYGPLCEEKGITLHDSAHVIGMYELNPKQMMRVADNLMSNAIQHTNRGGEVWIAALSDVKVQPDWLFHFVKEDYEFEYREHVYVIVQNDGKGISQSKIKQVFDPLYQADEARNKSDSRGTGLGLSITQQILEKHGGDIQIFSEEELGTCVICRLPKISGKGEDS, encoded by the coding sequence ATGAAAATCAAAACTTGGCTATTATCTTCCTATCTAATTGTGATGATTCTTCCTCTTGTGCTAGCTTATTTGTTGTTTGCTTGGATTAATGCGTACAACAATGACCAAAAGGTGAAAGAATATTTCATGGCGTCAACAGAGTTAGCGAATATTAAATCCGTTTTAGACAATGTAGAACTTTATCAAATGAACATCGAAAGACCAGAAGTGGATGAACTGGCGAGTGAACAATTAGCAATCATTCTTTATAGCCCAGATGGATTTGTTCTGTACGCGTCGAATCCGATTTACGCGCAGTCCCTCCCAACTAGTCGCGATCAATTATATGAAAGTCTTTATTCACTTAATCAAGGATTCCGAACGTATAGCTATAAGCAACCCGTATTTGAGGGGAAAGAAATTGTTGGATTTTTTCAAGTGGAACTTGCGAGAGAAGCGTGGGTGTCAGGCGTTACAGAAAGAACTTGGTTTGTGTTAGGCATCTTTGTAGCGGTTTTCTTGTTCCTCTATGTACTGGTCACTTTCATGGTGAATCGAAAGTTAAACGTGAGATTGGCGGGCTTGAAAGATGAAATGACTGCATTTGCGAGAGGGGAAGAAATTACGGAAATTGCAGCGAATAACGATGAAATAGGCGAGTTGCAACAGCATTTTTATACGATGAGCAATCAGATTCATGCGGCAAGGGCAGTCATAGAGAAGGAGCAACAGGCAAAAGAATATATGATCGCGACCATTTCGCACGATTTAAAAACACCACTCACCTCCATACGTGCTTATGCAGAATCACTTGATGTGAATGAAAATTTAACAAGCGAAGAACAAAGTGACTATCGAAAAGTGATTGTAGAGAAGTCTAATTTTATGAAACAGATGTTAGACGATTTATTAACGTATACACTTCTTCAGTCACCAACTTACGTGATGGAATTTGTGCAAGTAGAAGGCGATGAGTTTTTTGACATGCTTGTCGCGGATTATGGGCCGTTATGTGAAGAGAAAGGAATCACTCTTCACGATTCTGCTCATGTGATAGGGATGTATGAATTGAATCCGAAACAGATGATGCGTGTAGCGGATAACTTAATGAGCAATGCGATTCAGCATACGAATAGGGGCGGGGAAGTTTGGATTGCCGCATTGTCTGATGTAAAAGTGCAACCTGATTGGTTGTTCCATTTTGTAAAAGAGGATTATGAATTTGAGTATAGAGAACATGTTTATGTAATTGTCCAAAATGATGGAAAAGGCATTAGCCAAAGTAAAATCAAACAAGTTTTCGATCCGCTCTATCAGGCGGATGAAGCGAGAAATAAAAGCGATTCCCGTGGAACGGGATTAGGACTGAGCATTACGCAACAAATACTTGAAAAACACGGCGGTGACATTCAAATCTTTTCAGAAGAGGAACTGGGTACTTGTGTGATTTGTCGGTTGCCAAAAATATCGGGAAAGGGTGAGGATAGTTGA
- a CDS encoding PepSY domain-containing protein, with translation MRFLKKPWFILAVIAVVLLVGGVFLGNILMKKEPLPEADIRSQLESRYGGTVERLSMRDGVYSAEMLKSGALYELEIDAVTGSVLALNQTGVEEPAQQVLAEADVQKIIAGKYSGTIERMSLDKSREVPVYEVKVAQNQELLLVNVDALSGEILSETVKETSVEHVLITKEQAIDIALGQLKGEVDYVTYEKTSDGGFYLIEIDGEDEEAEFQIHAISGKILSTVWDD, from the coding sequence ATGAGATTTTTGAAAAAGCCTTGGTTCATTCTGGCGGTGATCGCTGTTGTGCTGCTAGTGGGTGGTGTGTTTTTAGGGAATATACTTATGAAAAAAGAGCCGTTGCCTGAGGCCGATATTCGGTCACAACTTGAAAGTAGGTATGGCGGAACGGTTGAACGGCTGTCGATGCGAGATGGTGTCTATTCGGCTGAAATGCTAAAGAGTGGCGCGTTGTATGAGCTGGAAATCGATGCGGTGACGGGAAGTGTGCTAGCGCTCAACCAGACGGGAGTAGAAGAGCCTGCTCAGCAAGTATTGGCAGAAGCGGATGTGCAGAAAATTATCGCGGGAAAATATAGTGGGACCATAGAACGGATGTCGTTGGATAAAAGCCGGGAAGTGCCGGTGTATGAGGTGAAGGTTGCTCAAAACCAAGAGTTGTTACTTGTAAACGTGGATGCATTGTCGGGTGAAATCTTGTCAGAAACGGTCAAAGAAACATCGGTCGAACATGTACTCATTACGAAAGAGCAAGCCATTGACATAGCGCTCGGTCAATTAAAAGGAGAAGTGGATTACGTTACCTATGAAAAAACGAGTGATGGCGGCTTTTACCTTATTGAAATTGATGGGGAAGACGAAGAGGCTGAGTTTCAAATTCATGCCATCTCGGGTAAAATACTGTCTACTGTGTGGGACGATTAA
- a CDS encoding PepSY domain-containing protein produces MKKWMMIPALAGVLAIGGVVVAGNAEKSLAAESKGLLTIEEAKAIAVKSVGGKVTEIELDREKSGAIYEVEVQSEGIEYDLDIDAKTGKVLRTDQDDRDGDDRDDDVVVPNGKPITEVAAIAIANKQAKGIVTKVELDNEDGRVIYEIEMKDGTYEYDFDIDAVSGEVLKFEKDQDDDDHDDD; encoded by the coding sequence ATGAAGAAATGGATGATGATCCCGGCATTGGCTGGTGTGCTTGCAATAGGTGGAGTGGTTGTAGCTGGAAATGCAGAGAAAAGTTTAGCGGCGGAGTCGAAAGGTTTATTGACGATAGAAGAAGCGAAAGCGATTGCTGTGAAATCGGTGGGCGGAAAAGTGACGGAAATCGAATTGGACCGTGAAAAATCAGGTGCGATTTACGAAGTCGAAGTTCAATCAGAGGGTATTGAATATGATTTGGACATTGATGCGAAAACAGGAAAGGTATTGCGCACAGATCAAGACGATAGAGATGGAGACGACCGAGATGATGATGTCGTCGTCCCGAATGGCAAGCCTATTACGGAAGTAGCGGCGATTGCCATTGCCAATAAACAAGCAAAAGGTATCGTGACGAAAGTCGAATTGGATAACGAGGATGGCCGTGTGATTTATGAAATCGAAATGAAAGATGGCACGTATGAATATGATTTTGACATCGATGCAGTTTCAGGTGAAGTGTTGAAATTTGAAAAAGACCAAGATGACGACGATCACGATGATGATTAA
- a CDS encoding DUF4367 domain-containing protein, with product MNHHEDSNLTDSLKKLDNNIHWKQQRQQQIRTSIVSEIQQMETQNTKASSKFSKKTFAPLLAMVMIIGLSVTLYLSASNKENLAVTDTESATPPATEQQIEYTMSEEISSEIQRIIHSGFDLRLPSYAPKDGLKIRGVNITQSTSGPEPIIRGLYDYQGETVLIFEQKANSLGNQEQLNQQIEDLQSAAINQFEADGAIFYRLDNTDTNRISLLAMTKNYTFSLYSASFSEEEMVKIARSIDLSNIDTKAIPAPLKIEVDDSPLDLELHQTQIKERKTDIMNSDFRLGLPTYIPNQKELVNISKKEFSNGLELVYTQYGTMEGFADGKWDIAIQQEKLTGLKTKEESILHVKNVINGTKEELTVQGNPAFFHMKPINEEGLSSLWIITEDYFYTIVSPSVDREELIKLAESINY from the coding sequence ATGAATCACCATGAAGACAGCAATCTCACTGATTCACTCAAAAAACTTGATAATAACATCCATTGGAAACAACAGCGACAACAGCAAATTCGCACGTCTATCGTATCTGAAATTCAACAAATGGAAACACAAAACACCAAGGCTTCTAGCAAGTTTTCAAAAAAGACCTTTGCCCCATTACTCGCAATGGTGATGATCATCGGCCTATCTGTGACTTTATATTTGAGTGCATCTAATAAGGAGAATCTCGCTGTTACAGATACGGAAAGCGCAACACCACCAGCAACTGAACAGCAAATCGAGTATACAATGAGTGAAGAGATTTCATCAGAAATTCAGCGCATCATCCATTCTGGCTTTGATTTGAGATTGCCTAGTTATGCGCCTAAAGATGGCTTAAAAATTAGAGGTGTAAATATAACTCAAAGTACATCTGGTCCCGAGCCTATCATAAGGGGATTGTATGATTACCAAGGAGAAACAGTATTAATATTCGAACAGAAAGCAAATTCTCTCGGGAACCAAGAGCAGTTAAATCAACAAATCGAGGACCTTCAATCCGCTGCTATCAATCAGTTCGAAGCGGATGGGGCTATCTTCTACCGCCTAGATAATACAGATACTAATAGGATAAGCTTACTAGCCATGACAAAAAACTATACATTTAGCCTTTACTCAGCTAGCTTCTCCGAAGAAGAAATGGTGAAAATAGCCCGTTCGATTGATCTATCCAATATTGATACAAAAGCAATTCCGGCACCACTTAAAATAGAAGTTGACGATTCCCCGCTTGACCTTGAACTTCACCAAACTCAAATTAAAGAGCGGAAGACAGACATTATGAACTCTGATTTCCGACTAGGTTTGCCAACCTATATCCCCAACCAAAAAGAATTGGTCAATATTAGTAAAAAGGAATTTTCCAACGGCCTTGAACTTGTCTATACGCAGTACGGCACAATGGAGGGGTTCGCAGATGGAAAATGGGATATTGCCATTCAACAGGAGAAACTGACGGGGCTTAAAACTAAAGAGGAGTCTATACTACATGTTAAGAATGTAATCAATGGAACAAAAGAGGAATTAACAGTTCAAGGAAATCCAGCATTTTTCCACATGAAACCTATCAATGAAGAGGGTTTGAGTAGTCTGTGGATTATTACTGAAGATTATTTCTATACAATCGTCTCTCCATCTGTAGATAGAGAAGAATTAATTAAATTGGCCGAGTCGATTAATTATTAA
- a CDS encoding outer membrane lipoprotein carrier protein LolA encodes MKRLKQIGMRMMMAGMAVGLFGCSLEGSQYSPEQVINNAVGETVKIGAYYAESETVIREKGKEIEQLRMKEWRTDDGKIRVETDNEDGRDKVIAVNNRETLILYEVDNNRASVIGDAALLNLNMPSPKEQANQLLEVIRETHEISIEGEEKIAGRETYKLQANANKPTSLIGDLQLWVDKENWMVLKMIVSTGDTQSETIYTKIDFKPKLSDDLFSIDLPEDVELQNLDDVMDTTEISLDEVASNIGKPFFYFPEVDGLEMTTIELDQLRGEIERNEVNINYAKDGAQLLTLSVFESPEETEETLGLEMPGETTIDVRGQEGLQMEAGDLRFLSWQEEGVSYSIILYDLDLSFEELLEMAGNMERME; translated from the coding sequence TTGAAAAGGCTTAAACAGATTGGTATGCGAATGATGATGGCTGGCATGGCTGTGGGGTTATTTGGCTGTTCGCTTGAGGGGAGTCAATATTCACCAGAACAAGTGATTAATAATGCAGTGGGGGAAACTGTTAAAATCGGTGCGTATTACGCAGAGTCGGAAACAGTAATCCGGGAGAAAGGGAAGGAAATCGAACAGCTCCGTATGAAAGAGTGGCGTACGGATGATGGGAAAATCAGAGTTGAAACGGACAACGAAGATGGGCGTGATAAAGTGATTGCGGTTAATAATAGGGAAACATTAATTTTATACGAAGTGGACAACAATCGGGCATCGGTGATTGGTGATGCAGCGTTGCTCAATTTAAACATGCCTTCGCCAAAAGAACAAGCCAATCAGTTACTTGAGGTGATACGTGAAACACATGAGATATCTATTGAGGGTGAAGAGAAAATTGCAGGGCGGGAGACATATAAGCTTCAAGCAAACGCGAATAAACCCACTTCGTTAATCGGTGACTTGCAGTTATGGGTCGATAAAGAAAACTGGATGGTTCTAAAAATGATTGTGAGTACAGGAGATACGCAAAGTGAAACGATTTATACGAAGATTGACTTTAAACCTAAACTATCTGATGACTTATTTTCGATAGATTTGCCGGAAGATGTTGAATTGCAAAACCTGGATGATGTAATGGATACGACTGAAATATCACTGGACGAAGTAGCTAGCAATATAGGGAAACCTTTCTTTTACTTTCCGGAAGTGGATGGATTAGAAATGACGACGATTGAACTGGACCAACTTCGTGGCGAAATAGAGCGTAATGAAGTGAATATCAATTATGCAAAAGACGGTGCGCAGTTGCTCACACTTTCGGTATTTGAATCGCCAGAAGAGACGGAAGAAACGTTAGGGTTAGAAATGCCAGGTGAAACAACGATTGACGTTCGGGGCCAAGAAGGGTTGCAAATGGAAGCTGGGGATTTACGTTTTCTTTCTTGGCAAGAAGAGGGGGTTAGCTACTCAATTATACTATATGACTTAGATTTGTCCTTTGAAGAGCTGCTGGAAATGGCGGGTAACATGGAGCGCATGGAATAA
- a CDS encoding HAMP domain-containing histidine kinase, with the protein MKLKTKIHLFSTLLMLVILALTNIGIYFLFEKMAYDTEYKQLRTQAEQLTTSLSKLNGQNDPNPVLRTYIPPNGAVRVLDAADKVIVTITAQSVDSMKKFSPTFKPNARYSIGEHDGIPVLSIQVPVIWTNGDVVELQMIQLLSEAKHNLNLLSLILFGVMLVAMIPITVSSITLGRIVTQPIEKLITAMVQSRKAGTYEKIAVPAEGKDEMTQMGQEFNDMMGQLERNYKKQEQFVSNASHELKTPLTVIESYARLLSRRGFDDVKVAKEAVHAIVGESVRMKEMIEQMLQLAKNHEQQAFEFSETDLYALVDGTLQPMRQAYDRDFILEGHPPAIAVTDAKRLRQLLYILLDNARKYSGREIKTTVLEQATGFSISIQDYGNGIPEAALPHIFDRFYRVEEDRNRKTGGTGLGLAIAKELADGLGIELTIDSVIGVGTTIRLFIPKGQLLTKL; encoded by the coding sequence ATGAAGCTTAAGACGAAAATTCATCTGTTTTCGACATTGCTTATGCTTGTAATTCTTGCTTTGACGAATATAGGCATCTATTTTTTATTTGAAAAGATGGCCTATGATACGGAATACAAGCAGTTGCGTACACAAGCTGAGCAGCTGACAACGTCGCTTAGCAAGTTGAATGGGCAAAATGATCCCAACCCAGTTTTACGTACGTATATTCCACCAAATGGGGCGGTACGAGTTTTGGATGCGGCGGATAAAGTAATCGTGACAATTACTGCGCAATCAGTAGACAGTATGAAAAAATTTTCTCCAACATTCAAGCCGAATGCTCGCTATTCCATTGGAGAACATGATGGTATACCCGTTCTTTCCATACAAGTCCCCGTCATTTGGACAAATGGTGACGTGGTCGAACTACAAATGATTCAGCTATTAAGCGAAGCTAAACATAATTTGAACCTTCTTTCGCTGATTCTGTTTGGCGTGATGCTTGTCGCTATGATTCCAATTACGGTTTCAAGTATCACACTAGGCCGTATTGTTACACAGCCGATTGAAAAGCTAATTACAGCGATGGTGCAGAGCCGAAAGGCAGGGACGTATGAAAAAATTGCCGTACCTGCTGAAGGAAAAGATGAAATGACACAAATGGGTCAAGAGTTTAATGACATGATGGGGCAGTTGGAGCGGAACTATAAAAAGCAAGAGCAGTTCGTATCCAATGCGTCTCATGAATTGAAAACGCCACTTACCGTCATCGAAAGCTATGCCAGACTGCTGTCTCGGCGCGGTTTTGATGATGTAAAAGTAGCAAAAGAGGCAGTCCATGCGATTGTTGGTGAATCGGTGCGGATGAAAGAGATGATTGAACAGATGCTTCAACTTGCCAAAAACCATGAGCAACAGGCATTTGAATTTTCGGAAACCGATCTCTATGCACTGGTAGATGGAACGCTGCAACCGATGCGCCAAGCGTATGACAGGGATTTTATATTGGAAGGTCATCCACCAGCAATTGCAGTTACGGATGCTAAACGCTTGCGACAGCTATTATATATTTTGTTGGATAATGCCCGGAAATATAGCGGTAGGGAAATTAAAACAACCGTTTTGGAACAGGCAACAGGTTTCTCCATTTCCATTCAGGACTATGGAAATGGGATTCCGGAAGCTGCCTTGCCGCATATTTTTGATCGTTTTTACCGTGTCGAAGAAGATCGAAATCGGAAAACAGGCGGAACGGGGTTAGGACTAGCGATTGCCAAAGAACTCGCAGATGGCCTTGGGATTGAATTAACCATCGATAGTGTTATTGGTGTTGGGACGACTATTCGGCTTTTTATTCCCAAAGGGCAGCTTCTCACCAAACTTTAA
- a CDS encoding response regulator transcription factor has product MKKQILIIEDEEQIARVLQLELEFEGYGTGIAHTGPDGLIKYREQQWDLVLLDLMLPGLNGLDVLRRIRATEADTPVILLTAKNDVADKVAGLDLGANDYVTKPFEIDELLARIRSALRFSSKAVVEEDSHLHQFVDLSLHEQTREVKRADRSIELTPREFDLMLHLLKHPNQVLSREQLLDAVWGYDYYGDTNVVDVYIRYVRKKIDVGDRGSLIQTVRGVGYVLKEQVGE; this is encoded by the coding sequence ATGAAAAAGCAGATTTTGATTATCGAGGATGAAGAACAAATTGCGCGTGTTCTCCAACTTGAACTGGAATTTGAAGGATATGGAACAGGGATTGCGCATACGGGGCCGGATGGGCTTATTAAATATCGTGAACAACAGTGGGATCTTGTTTTATTGGACTTGATGCTTCCAGGCTTGAATGGGCTCGATGTGCTACGGCGTATTCGAGCAACGGAGGCAGACACACCTGTGATTTTATTGACCGCGAAAAATGATGTGGCGGATAAGGTTGCGGGGCTAGATTTAGGAGCGAATGACTATGTAACGAAGCCTTTTGAAATCGACGAACTATTGGCAAGAATTCGTTCCGCGCTTCGTTTTTCTAGTAAAGCAGTCGTTGAAGAGGATAGTCATCTCCATCAATTTGTAGACTTATCGCTTCATGAACAGACGCGTGAAGTCAAAAGGGCAGATCGTTCGATTGAGCTAACCCCACGTGAATTTGATCTGATGCTTCATTTACTAAAGCATCCAAACCAAGTGCTTTCCCGTGAACAATTATTGGATGCAGTTTGGGGCTATGACTATTATGGTGACACAAATGTTGTCGATGTCTATATCCGTTATGTTCGTAAGAAAATTGATGTAGGAGATCGTGGCTCCCTCATTCAAACGGTGCGCGGTGTTGGTTATGTGTTGAAAGAGCAGGTTGGCGAATGA
- a CDS encoding RNA polymerase sigma factor, which produces MHENAEKREQIEQWYDEYSVPIFKYIAKMVKDFHQAEDLTQDTFIKAYNYQSTDKDIKYPKTFLYKIAHNLTIDHLRKQAPIQLIKDFFWNYSSREPSTESIVEIQEDAKELYRALEKLKSTYRQVIILRQIEAFSTKETAHILGWSEGKVKTTLYRAMLKLEEQLQKEMVMNESP; this is translated from the coding sequence TTGCATGAGAATGCGGAGAAACGCGAACAAATTGAGCAATGGTATGACGAATACAGTGTGCCGATTTTTAAGTATATAGCCAAAATGGTGAAGGATTTTCACCAAGCTGAAGATTTAACCCAGGACACCTTTATCAAAGCCTACAACTATCAAAGTACGGATAAGGATATAAAGTACCCAAAAACATTCCTCTACAAAATTGCGCATAACCTGACAATCGATCATCTAAGAAAACAGGCACCCATTCAGCTGATAAAAGATTTTTTCTGGAATTACAGCAGCCGGGAACCCTCAACTGAATCCATTGTTGAAATACAAGAAGACGCAAAAGAACTCTATCGGGCATTAGAAAAACTAAAATCAACGTACCGCCAAGTAATTATTTTGCGACAGATTGAAGCATTTTCCACCAAAGAAACTGCACATATATTGGGTTGGTCCGAAGGCAAAGTGAAAACAACGCTCTATCGTGCCATGTTGAAATTGGAAGAGCAATTACAAAAGGAGATGGTTATGAATGAATCACCATGA